The sequence TCGACTATCGTGGCTCCGGCGCGAGTGAGGGCACCCCTCGAAATCTCGTTGCCCCCGTAGCGCAGGTGGCCGACTGGCACGCGGCGCTCGATCGGGTTCGCCGTCTCGACGGCATCGACCACCGGCGGATCGCGCTCTGGGGGTACGGCCTCGGCGGCGGACACGTCGTGCGGGTCGCGGCCGAATCACGCGCCGTCGCCGCCGCCGTCGCGGTCGCCCCGATTCTCGACGGACGCGCGTTCGCCCGCGCCCGGTCGCCGCGCTATCTCGCTACCGCCGTTCGGGCGGGCCTGCATGACCGTCTTCTCGCTCGGCTTGGCCGGTCTCACGCCGTCCCCGTCGTCGGCGGTCCCGAGGAGTTCGGCGTTTTGCCACGCGACCCGACCGGCACCGCCTATCTCGACTGCATCCCGTCCGTAAGCGACTGGCAGAACCGGACTCCGGCGCGGTCGCTCCTGTCGCTGTTTCGGTATCGCCCCCTGACCGACGCCAGCGACGTGGCCTGTCCGACGC comes from Haloplanus sp. XH21 and encodes:
- a CDS encoding alpha/beta hydrolase translates to MPAATTTRRTFEFATTTLTFESAGETCRGRLYRPDRPATPPVVVMGPDFAAERTFGYPRYVEAFARAGYAAFLFDYRGSGASEGTPRNLVAPVAQVADWHAALDRVRRLDGIDHRRIALWGYGLGGGHVVRVAAESRAVAAAVAVAPILDGRAFARARSPRYLATAVRAGLHDRLLARLGRSHAVPVVGGPEEFGVLPRDPTGTAYLDCIPSVSDWQNRTPARSLLSLFRYRPLTDASDVACPTLCIAAGDGDLVPAETVATAADRLDDATFLRLPMRQMDALGDAASEAAAHQLAFLDGVFG